A portion of the Phaeodactylum tricornutum CCAP 1055/1 chromosome 7, whole genome shotgun sequence genome contains these proteins:
- a CDS encoding predicted protein, protein MARVLRVAAAWWSLTAVNGFQSTVPQSTTRPIVHAPRTSDTVLGASLSSTPENKKNQPSTIQTPYNETGKLGKLERVALLVCPAQFCVPDDYAVLFENLRALSSDDAATLAWPRIGTCVVAPLPRTEWIRVARQLPTRAFWDARLPVHSTLDWYFDAIEKGLAQIFAQEGEDVRICIVGHSIGGWVARAYLGGLGRTSSAVYRLASTQVSSLITLGTPHVSPELALVDQTRGLLREIADAESCSPETLAARGIDVTCVCSQGLDGNFWTTNVEELVAASSYWPLSGSFRGAGDGIVPLSLAFMEEPSRRIVVESCGATMLPVRHSHVVPTPWNLWNGYAPSIILPDTTFPSYVSKGVVAQWAQYIR, encoded by the coding sequence ATGGCTCGAGTCCTTCGGGTAGCCGCCGCATGGTGGAGTCTGACGGCAGTGAACGGCTTTCAATCCACGGTGCCGCAAAGCACGACCCGACCAATCGTTCACGCCCCCAGAACCTCTGATACTGTCCTCGGggcgtcgttgtcgtccacgccggaaaacaaaaagaaccAGCCATCCACCATACAGACTCCATACAACGAGACGGGGAAACTCGGCAAACTGGAACGCGTCGCACTGCTCGTTTGTCCGGCCCAATTCTGCGTCCCGGATGATTACGCCGTACTCTTTGAGAATTTGCGAGCGTTGTCGTCGGACGACGCGGCGACCCTGGCTTGGCCAAGGATCGGAACCTGCGTGGTGGCTCCACTTCCACGGACCGAGTGGATCCGTGTCGCACGCCAGCTCCCGACTCGAGCCTTTTGGGACGCCCGTTTGCCCGTCCATTCGACCCTCGATTGGTACTTTGACGCTATCGAAAAGGGACTCGCGCAAATATTTGCACAAGAAGGGGAAGATGTTCGGATCTGCATTGTGGGACACTCCATTGGAGGTTGGGTTGCCCGTGCTTATCTGGGTGGATTGGGGCGGACCAGTTCGGCTGTTTATCGGTTGGCCTCGACACAGGTATCGTCCTTGATCACTTTAGGCACTCCGCACGTTTCTCCCGAGCTGGCCTTGGTCGATCAAACTCGAGGATTGTTGCGGGAGATCGCCGACGCCGAATCCTGTAGTCCCGAAACTTTGGCCGCCCGTGGGATCGACGTGACGTGTGTCTGCAGCCAAGGACTAGACGGCAATTTCTGGACGACAAATGTGGAAGAACTCGTAGCCGCTAGTTCGTACTGGCCCTTATCGGGATCCTTCCGGGGAGCCGGCGACGGCATTGTGCCTTTGAGTCTGGCATTTATGGAAGAACCGTCACGCCGGATTGTTGTGGAGTCTTGCGGTGCCACCATGCTACCCGTCCGACATTCCCACGTCGTCCCCACACCGTGGAATCTATGGAACGGGTACGCCCCCTCCATTATATTACCCGACACCACCTTCCCTTCCTACGTATCTAAAGGTGTTGTGGCTCAATGGGCGCAATACATTCGGTGA
- a CDS encoding predicted protein, with product MTDASTPSSDQSFVTNPEQWLESLCKREELLCIVIFRGAWCKYDRHYLRKLGEHHQNVMKDDKTQLVAWTSQGAQAAQQADEEWGLTKEFGYDMVLGDETNALANWLKEDEILPSIVTATPEAAHVQDLVPDSDNAYPNGIVMPAMVWYAHHGNLVATWTASCEAPGYGGPKRPDPTDLYEQVLKRKHALDHGSAIMPVHGNELKMCTNDWEVTAANCDVL from the coding sequence ATGACCGACGCTAGTACGCCCAGTAGCGACCAGTCTTTTGTCACCAATCCGGAGCAATGGCTCGAATCCTTATGCAAACGCGAAGAGTTGCTCTGTATCGTGATTTTCCGCGGTGCCTGGTGCAAGTACGATCGACACTACTTGCGTAAGCTCGGAGAGCACCACCAGAACGTGATGAAGGACGACAAGACACAGTTAGTGGCGTGGACTAGTCAAGGCGCCCAAGCCGCGCAACAGGCGGATGAAGAATGGGGCCTGACTAAAGAATTCGGCTACGACATGGTGCTCGGCGACGAGACCAACGCGCTCGCAAACTGGCTCAAGGAGGACGAGATTCTGCCCAGTATCGTAACCGCGACACCGGAAGCCGCGCACGTCCAAGACCTCGTTCCGGATAGCGACAACGCCTATCCCAACGGTATTGTCATGCCTGCTATGGTCTGGTACGCTCATCACGGAAATTTGGTTGCGACCTGGACGGCCTCTTGCGAAGCTCCCGGATATGGTGGCCCCAAACGTCCCGATCCCACTGATCTCTACGAGCAGGTGCTCAAGCGCAAGCATGCTCTCGATCACGGCAGCGCCATTATGCCCGTACACGGGAATGAACTCAAAATGTGCACGAATGATTGGGAAGTGACCGCTGCGAATTGTGATGTTTTGTAA
- a CDS encoding predicted protein: MVSSQSNRPPGHVPYAPPQQTLDAYWRDDFRPLHAAGRAVLRALRDDEAAPDADLYRRVASSGSPGAAGYYHAGGGGVPTSPRPTTTSAYAPTHGAVAPPVAALRHLRSVPLSPILRQQLQKTKRGSLMGLLREANLAWMSSDDKLFLWSTRAGANGSSFCSFVTPSGQSIVSVGIAPPKKGVFKSNVQWCLIVTTLDEILLCALARTTETDASGAASFDHGPDRALQLVPTSFTMPTDMVRMLSVVGTPTGRIFLGGEDGCVYEVTYEIGPLSDPQQLPLHDRLELFYDGDLDLPSVVEDHHETAGTSFLARGKRLWFSDDRNHQTTARPRKCRKLNRSSNVSAVANALLPDFLLQGTSALLGGKNATGGGKIVQMVVDAERQCLYTLASNGWIGAFDLAKNDALPLTAAADVAKTARLYLEAVSRGQMLPPSSHQRSVAKISFPGGGSAAQAGVGGMEGARTILKLAEADAPRRARQDTTGGILLPRSIHVITRRESSRLTLVAVTEGGLRLYLSSLSSQVLASGPVDGFGPIRPLAPSTRLTLCHVRAPPPADMKASQDNGAVNLNINGSVAPKIARDKIPRVDASFYSQGVFVVAMEPPLSSNELAGRQVGDQILATCPDAIARLPETNDTNGIRELQALSTVSLSSQSSQQLVAPGGICETFSVPTTSSYGETARNVDAMLPGGLVWDIAPITDETSDLLLMLSRSQTPSDSELDLGIPPTFFPPSKIRADVSTSKEIQQATKGTMVHSNSVASVALTVATTAVWNLMLSRPLRYGITYDTSSPLPSLGKSQGPEYRLSKRNASQGFSATASERSGRYNISPSATSSATSIPRSARLRSWLLQPPVAPLNQFATQHLESGREFVVLNVGGLHFFGFKSLMSSLVSVLMAAGENIVHDSSITSFFSSYGYKEGCAMCLAIAIGSGPTPQETGVSEQLRRRACEAALARAFVPKLVPHADPNLNTSSSIGSMPVSKDALVPPGYDFKPSALSEGLTLLFARLVRPMWHKPGVVITEGRSVKSTWSMGKGTRWTPAKVEVLFDPDGLERIKTPLRNLLVLVRNVFSRAIKTVPGKQQNQDSSMDIDDSEGHHQYLTQALEYQSHLRSGNTLVSAQLSPREAEHLAHLIEEKNIHSLYRLLARTIQLLNLIALLHRVQEMTELREIDWGLLHGLTIAQLVETSEGQDRLENLLNSLVTASVSSKSAFVVPSAQTDRIANLFAEQCYLFFSPGSRFAYMGLRLAAEALSSSQLLSSRRLALTQQAASNFRSAAGHWYSAPLITGRILHQRRQESHSEIANRALQYGSPLAKAAQSLMQLEDVASIVEICLLTAANFKSEVPSTSSSSVLTSSTTGSASSLSWEQHLYHKRRESDQAASAQATSSTSSTFAHGTSVTAKDAIDTCYALVFHHMTVLLNTQPELADRMVSASAAASDRQFLAAFFRQLVDSNHVNTLLRLDSPDLEKWLRERDDPDLLWRYFNVQLKHIEAGQISWDHASNNNLQLSLTERIESLSRALNSFKAALSDGQRPTHSSLSSEDIAQKVKEVSETLDLARIQSRVLRAVDSSKPNFPPEVTSEKYSQLCYTLTPVSDLYNDFTSAIPLWDLCLHILHACRHTEMSTIQKAWTFLICEDVLPCATRDEVAYRFLNSFAADVDLGDGVQLLRGEESMDDGILLFENGDWANLLRQRIVELGRELYGTGADYVFPLDFLMLALEGLASHCSSISSAGWALAVMADAGVPYIAILGSYEVLTESQDQVVVGGDSRHRLRNLEATLDLLQHWATSAQSSGLAASNDVETALSELRRATASGRLRPKIEALKGKLEASSGTANLLDRLSSIEEAFQYMSQ, from the exons ATGGTGTCCTCCCAATCGAACCGACCACCGGGACACGTTCCGTACGCGCCGCCACAGCAGACGCTCGACGCGTACTGGCGGGACGACTTTCGTCCCTTGCACGCCGCGGGACGCGCCGTCCTACGGGCCTTacgggacgacgaagcggcgCCAGACGCGGACTTGTACCGACGCGTGGCGTCGAGTGGGAGTCCGGGAGCAGCGGGCTACTACCACGccggcggcggtggcgtgCCGACGTCGCCCCGTCCCACGACAACCTCCGCGTACGCACCGACGCACGGAGCCGTCGCTCCACCCGTCGCGGCTCTCCGGCACTTGCGCTCCGTGCCTCTGTCACCGATACTCCGACAGCAGTTGCAAAAGACGAAACGGGGATCGCTCATGGGATTGCTCCGGGAAGCCAATTTGGCTTGGATGTCTTCGGATGATAAGCTCTTTTTGTGGAGCACTCGCGCCGGCGCCAATGGATCCTCTTTTTGCAGCTTTGTGACTCCCAGTGGACAGTCGATCGTGTCTGTAGGGATTGCTCCACCCAAAAAGG GCGTGTTTAAATCAAACGTACAATGGTGCTTGATTGTCACcactttggacgaaatcCTCTTGTGCGCCTTGGCTCGTACGACAGAGACTGATGCTTCTGGAGCCGCTAGTTTCGATCACGGACCCGACCGGGCTCTCCAGCTCGTCCCCACTTCCTTTACCATGCCCACCGACATGGTTCGTATGTTGTCCGTCGTGGGAACACCCACGGGACGGATCTTTCTCGGTGGCGAAGACGGTTGTGTTTACGAAGTTACGTACGAAATTGGACCGCTTTCGGATCCGCAGCAATTGCCACTCCACGATCGACTGGAACTCTTTTACGACGGTGACCTGGACCTCCCGTCCGTTGTAGAAGATCATCACGAGACAGCCGGGACGAGCTTCTTGGCACGGGGCAAGCGTCTGTGGTTCAGCGATGATCGCAATCACCAAACAACAGCTCGTCCGCGTAAGTGTCGGAAACTCAATCGCTCTTCCAACGTTTCGGCCGTAGCGAATGCGCTCCTACCTGATTTTCTCTTACAGGGAACCTCGGCCTTATTGGGGGGTAAAAACGCCACGGGCGGGGGGAAAATTGTACAAATGGTGGTCGACGCCGAACGGCAATGCCTGTACACGCTAGCATCCAACGGTTGGATCGGTGCCTTTGATTTGGCCAAGAACGATGCCCTGCCCCTGACGGCTGCAGCAGATGTGGCCAAAACGGCACGACTTTACCTGGAAGCCGTCTCGCGGGGTCAAATGCTACCACCGTCTAGTCATCAGCGCTCCGTGGCTAAAATTAGTTTTCCCGGTGGCGGTAGCGCGGCCCAAGCTGGCGTGGGCGGCATGGAAGGCGCACGCACTATTCTTAAATTGGCGGAGGCCGACGCACCGCGACGCGCACGCCAAGACACGACGGGTGGCATCTTGCTACCACGATCCATTCATGTAATTACTCGACGGGAAAGTTCTAGACTGACCCTGGTGGCCGTCACAGAGGGAGGGTTGCGACTATACCTGTCGTCTCTGTCCTCGCAAGTTTTGGCCAGTGGCCCAGTGGATGGATTCGGTCCGATAAGACCGTTGGCGCCGTCGACTCGGTTGACGCTCTGCCATGTTCGTGCACCACCTCCAGCAGATATGAAAGCGTCACAGGATAACGGGGCCGTCAACCTGAACATCAACGGCAGCGTTGCTCCGAAAATCGCTCGGGACAAGATACCTCGGGTTGATGCAAGTTTCTATAGCCAGGGCGTTTTTGTGGTGGCCATGGAGCCACCGCTATCGTCCAACGAGTTGGCGGGCCGGCAGGTTGGTGATCAAATTCTGGCCACCTGCCCTGATGCGATCGCGCGCTTGCCAGAAACGAACGACACCAACGGAATTCGTGAACTACAGGCCCTTTCAACAGTGTCCTTAAGCTCACAATCCTCTCAACAACTAGTGGCGCCAGGTGGTATCTGCGAAACTTTTTCTGTGCCCACAACTTCATCCTACGGCGAAACCGCCAGAAATGTCGATGCAATGCTTCCGGGTGGACTCGTGTGGGATATTGCTCCTATCACCGACGAAACCAGCGATCTTCTCTTGATGCTGAGCAGATCTCAGACTCCGTCTGATTCAGAGCTCGACTTGGGAATACCTCCAACATTCTTTCCTCCTTCTAAGATTCGAGCCGACGTCTCGACGTCGAAGGAAATCCAACAGGCTACCAAGGGTACCATGGTTCACAGCAACTCTGTTGCCTCCGTCGCGCTGACGGTGGCGACGACCGCTGTTTGGAATCTTATGCTTTCCCGTCCACTTCGATACGGTATTACATACGACACATCGTCGCCGCTTCCCTCTCTGGGAAAAAGTCAGGGCCCTGAGTACAGGCTTTCGAAGAGAAATGCATCACAGGGATTCAGCGCGACAGCAAGTGAAAGAAGCGGTCGATACAACATATCTCCCTCCGCTACGTCTTCAGCCACAAGTATACCTCGTTCGGCTCGGCTTCGATCGTGGCTTTTACAACCACCAGTGGCCCCTTTGAATCAATTTGCAACACAGCATTTAGAGTCGGGAAGGGAGTTTGTAGTATTGAATGTGGGTGGCCTTCACTTCTTCGGCTTCAAGTCACTTATGTCGAGCTTGGTCAGTGTCTTGATGGCCGCCGGTGAAAATATAGTTCATGACTCGTCTATTaccagcttcttttccagCTATGGATACAAAGAGGGATGCGCTATGTGCCTTGCTATTGCCATTGGATCTGGACCAACCCCACAAGAAACTGGCGTCAGCGAACAGCTTCGGCGACGTGCGTGCGAGGCTGCTTTAGCCCGAGCTTTCGTTCCCAAGCTTGTGCCGCATGCTGATCCCAATCTGAATACGAGCTCATCGATTGGAAGCATGCCTGTCTCTAAGGATGCCCTGGTACCCCCCGGGTATGACTTTAAGCCATCAGCACTCAGCGAAGGTCTCACTCTTCTCTTTGCTCGACTTGTACGGCCAATGTGGCACAAGCCAGGTGTTGTCATTACGGAGGGCCGCTCGGTCAAAAGTACTTGGTCCATGGGTAAGGGAACCCGATGGACGCCAGCAAAAGTTGAAGTTCTGTTTGATCCAGATGGGCTGGAAAGGATAAAGACCCCTTTACGAAACCTTTTGGTATTGGTTCGAAATGTTTTTTCGCGGGCCATTAAGACTGTTCCaggaaagcagcaaaaccaAGATAGCTCCATGGATATTGACGATTCCGAGGGGCATCACCAATATTTGACTCAGGCACTGGAATACCAGAGCCATCTACGTTCTGGAAACACTCTAGTTTCGGCGCAGCTCTCGCCAAGAGAGGCTGAACATTTGGCTCATttgattgaagaaaagaataTTCACTCGTTGTATCGATTACTCGCTCGCACAATTCAGCTGCTCAATTTGATAGCTTTGCTTCATCGTGTGCAGGAAATGACAGAGCTTCGAGAGATCGACTGGGGGCTCCTACATGGATTGACAATTGCGCAATTGGTTGAAACTTCCGAAGGGCAAGACCGACTTGAAAATTTGTTGAATTCTCTTGTTACAGCTTCAGTATCAAGCAAGTCTGCGTTCGTTGTCCCTTCCGCACAGACGGACCGCATAGCCAACTTATTTGCCGAGCAATGTTATCTATTTTTCTCTCCAGGCTCTCGGTTTGCTTACATGGGCCTCCGTTTGGCAGCCGAAGCGTTATCGTCTTCGCAACTTCTTTCTTCGAGACGTTTAGCTCTTACTCAGCAAGCTGCCTCAAATTTTCGGAGCGCAGCAGGTCATTGGTACAGTGCACCTCTCATAACTGGCAGAATCCTTCATCAACGGAGACAGGAGTCTCATAGCGAGATCGCCAATCGCGCCTTACAGTATGGGAGTCCGCTCGCGAAAGCTGCACAGTCCCTTATGCAGCTCGAAGATGTTGCGAGTATTGTTGAGATATGTTTGCTTACAGCAGCAAACTTCAAAAGTGAAGTCCCGTCTACCAGCTCTTCGTCTGTACTAACGAGCTCGACAACTGGGTCTGCTTCCTCTCTCTCTTGGGAGCAGCATCTTTATCACAAGAGGCGCGAATCGGACCAGGCTGCTTCTGCGCAAGCTACATCTTCCACGTCGTCAACATTTGCTCACGGTACTTCCGTCACTGCAAAAGATGCAATCGATACCTGTTATGCTCTAGTTTTCCACCATATGACAGTTTTGCTGAATACTCAACCTGAACTTGCCGACCGTATGGTATCAGCTAGCGCAGCTGCTTCGGATCGTCAGTTTCTTGCTGCATTTTTTAGACAGTTGGTCGATAGCAACCATGTAAATACCTTACTACGCCTCGATAGCCCCGATCTCGAGAAGTGGCTACGCGAGCGGGACGATCCAGATCTGCTCTGGCGATACTTTAATGTTCAATTGAAGCATATAGAAGCCGGCCAAATCTCGTGGGATCAtgccagcaacaacaaccttCAGCTTTCTCTAACAGAAAGAATTGAGAGTCTTTCGCGTGCTTTAAATTCGTTCAAGGCGGCTTTGTCTGACGGCCAACGACCCACACATTCCTCTTTATCATCCGAAGATATCGCGCAAAAGGTCAAGGAAGTGAGCGAGACACTTGATCTCGCTCGCATCCAGAGCCGTGTTCTTCGGGCCGTAGATTCCTCGAAGCCAAATTTTCCGCCTGAGGTGACATCCGAGAAATACAGTCAATTATGCTACACATTGACACCCGTCTCGGACTTGTACAATGATTTTACATCCGCGATTCCACTTTGGGATCTATGTTTGCATATCCTTCATGCATGCCGTCACACGGAAATGAGCACAATCCAAAAGGCTTGGACTTTTTTGATATGCGAAGATGTCTTGCCGTGTGCAACACGAGACGAAGTCGCCTATCGCTTTCTTAACTCTTTTGCTGCCGACGTTGACCTAGGGGATGGTGTACAGCTGTTGCGCGGCGAAGAAAGCATGGACGACGGAATCCTGTTGTTTGAAAATGGAGACTGGGCCAACCTTTTGAGACAACGTATCGTCGAACTTGGGCGGGAGCTGTACGGAACTGGAGCAGACTATGTGTTCCCACTCGATTTTTTGATGCTTGCTTTGGAAG GCCTAGCAAGCCATTGCTCATCGATTTCGTCGGCCGGGTGGGCTTTGGCTGTGATGGCCGATGCTGGAGTGCCATACATAGCGATTTTGGGCTCGTATGAAGTGCTTACTGAATCGCAGGACCAAGTAGTCGTGGGCGGCGATAGCCGACATCGACTTCGCAACCTAGAAGCGACATTGGATTTGCTTCAGCACTGGGCGACATCTGCACAATCTAGCGGACTAGCGGCAAGCAATGATGTCGAGACGGCACTTTCGGAGCTCCGACGGGCGACAGCATCTGGTAGACTTCGTCCAAAGATTGAAGCGCTTAAGGGAAAATTGGAAGCCTCATCAGGAACGGCAAACCTGTTGGATCGTCTGTCGTCTATTGAAGAGGCCTTTCAGTACATGTCCCAGTAA
- a CDS encoding coronin like protein (actin binding protein) has protein sequence MFKIRSSKYRHVFCDQPKVEECWTDFRLSTVTGDQQYIKASAKYFAVGMAGGGGPVIVNRLDRPGRFDISTSQYVSGHSGAVLDIDWNPFDDSMMATASEDTNIKLWNIPDDWEPTDDKGNARAGKSLTESLVDLTGHSKKVTLLRFHPTANNTLLSTAADHTVKVWDVENSQAVSSFDAIDNLVHDIVWDVKGDQYAFSCKDKMVRLCDGRTGMEAASFQAHQGVKSVKIVYVNDSGKMFTCGASKQSSREIKVWDLKNLDKPLHTESIDTAAGAMIPLWDADTAVMYLCGKGDGVVRLYEYEDKEPYIFKLNDGFRSNTPGKGYCAVPKRGLDVMKHETMRILKVTNSAGVQPLNFMVPRKSDAFQDDINPPTASSTPAHGCHEWLEGSSKDPVTVSLNPADRATNGHSVVVPKKAFKTVSSLAKELDDANKRIAFLEKKLQQNNIAF, from the exons ATGTTCAAAATTAGATCCAGCAAATACCGGCACGTCTTTTGCGATCAACCCAAGGTAGAG GAATGCTGGACGGATTTCCGACTCTCCACCGTCACGGGGGACCAGCAGTACATCAAAGCGTCCGCCAAATACTTTGCCGTCGGTATGGCGGGTGGTGGGGGACCAGTCATTGTCAATCGCCTCGATCGGCCCGGGCGTTTCGACATTTCCACCTCGCAGTACGTGTCGGGCCATTCCGGCGCCGTCCTCGACATTGATTGGAACCCCTTCGACGACAGCATGATGGCCACCGCCTCCGAAGACACCAACATTAAGCTCTGGAACATTCCCGACGACTGGGAACCCACCGACGACAAGGGCAACGCCCGCGCGGGAAAGTCACTCACCGAAAGTCTCGTCGATTTGACCGGGCATAGCAAAAAGGTTACCCTACTGCGCTTCCACCCCACGGCCAACAACACCCTCCTCTCCACCGCTGCCGACCACACGGTCAAAGTATGGGACGTCGAAAATAGCCAAGCCGTCAGCTCCTTTGACGCAATCGACAACCTTGTACACGATATAGTATGGGACGTCAAGGGCGACCAGTACGCCTTTAGTTGTAAAGACAAAATGGTACGACTCTGCGACGGACGCACGGGAATGGAAGCCGCCTCCTTCCAAGCCCACCAAGGAGTCAAGTCGGTCAAAATCGTTTACGTCAACGACAGCGGAAAAATGTTCACCTGTGGGGCCTCTAAACAAAGCTCCCGCGAAATCAAAGTATGGGACCTCAAGAATCTCGACAAGCCACTGCACACGGAATCCATCGATACCGCCGCCGGCGCCATGATCCCCCTGTGGGACGCCGATACCGCCGTCATGTACCTTTGTGGCAAaggcgacggcgtcgtccgccTCTACGAATACGAAGACAAGGAACCTTACATTTTCAAACTCAACGACGGATTCCGCTCCAACACGCCAGGCAAGGGTTACTGCGCGGTGCCCAAGCGCGGCTTGGACGTCATGAAGCACGAAACCATGCGCATCCTCAAGGTCACGAACAGTGCCGGCGTACAACCCCTGAACTTTATGGTCCCACGCAAGTCGGACGCCTTTCAAGACGACATTAACCCCCCGACGGCCTCCTCCACGCCCGCACACGGCTGTCACGAATGGTTGGAAGGCTCCTCTAAAGATCCCGTCACGGTGTCACTGAACCCCGCCGACCGAGCAACCAACGGCCACAGCGTAGTGGTACCCAAAAAGGCCTTCAAAACGGTTTCGAGCTTGGCGAAAGAGCtggacgacgccaacaaaCGAAtcgcatttttggaaaagaagctcCAGCAAAACAATATTGCCTTTTAA
- a CDS encoding predicted protein, with protein MPTKEERSTSQSDASGFRHSTPLATISAPAALEREDLSVVAASASSAHQNISETTSASDFGSASLNVMARMDGVELLDRSSQLPRPSAPSRPALVPAETVPINIPSAHPPTSISPIRNTLSTTEKMDDLADAFLSGPSRRADQGLEPVIQPEPLPTDISELEKLRLLVTRRAWETVVVVGMQLLRDSKSIQHAPIYSALLNNPAQALPSLESQQAEVVEIMSLCCHGWWKSRQREALCQELDRWSFGHHVGGHAPSWIPWSLHIWGAISLQFVSEDGSDGDPEQIAIDALWAIRTKIRLNAEKDASLGSQSASLLQVEHVLSNIFVQRQEWRMAVACLERMMEALDGLVANEVETLVEKGQRSVAALVLKYAYQSEILSRQGRILLQAGAVSEAAQIFQQASDVWNALDDTAKEGVLSKHVATRHVPCQLLSNEGLVCFAYGKYDEALEFFRQATERMRANQCTVPEYSRDDWVGFVLVSNETYEGLYSQVLNNLALCALYTSRLQKAIQVMESLIREDPTRYLTERVAMNLCTLYELGADTAVAARQKRTLQIIAKRFLLQDIGPECFRSNTSG; from the coding sequence ATGccaacaaaagaagaaagatCAACCTCCCAGTCCGATGCTTCGGGTTTCAGACATTCCACTCCTCTCGCCACAATATCGGCCCCGGCTGCGCTTGAAAGGGAAGACTTGTCAGTTGTCGCGGCATCCGCATCATCAGCGCATCAGAACATTTCGGAAACAACTTCAGCTTCCGATTTTGGTAGCGCTTCGTTGAACGTAATGGCACGGATGGACGGGGTCGAGCTGCTCGATCGGAGTAGTCAGCTCCCTCGGCCTTCCGCGCCTTCGCGACCTGCATTGGTACCAGCCGAGACAGTGCCTATAAATATCCCATCGGCTCACCCACCAACCTCCATTTCACCAATCAGGAATACTCTCTCGACGACGGAAAAAATGGATGATTTGGCGGATGCCTTTTTGTCAGGTCCGTCGCGACGCGCCGATCAAGGGTTGGAACCAGTTATACAGCCCGAGCCATTACCTACGGATATTTCTGAACTCGAAAAGCTACGGCTTTTAGTGACGCGCCGCGCTTGGGAGACCGTGGTGGTAGTGGGTATGCAATTGCTGCGAGACTCGAAGAGCATTCAGCATGCTCCTATTTATTCGGCACTTTTGAACAATCCTGCACAAGCGCTGCCGAGCTTAGAATCCCAACAAGCAGAAGTTGTCGAAATTATGTCTCTGTGTTGCCACGGTTGGTGGAAGTCACGCCAGCGTGAGGCGTTGTGTCAAGAATTAGACCGGTGGAGTTTTGGACACCACGTTGGTGGACACGCGCCTTCCTGGATCCCTTGGAGTTTGCACATTTGGGGCGCAATCAGTCTTCAGTTCGTTTCTGAGGACGGATCAGATGGTGATCCTGAGCAAATTGCCATAGACGCATTGTGGGCGATTCGGACGAAAATTCGGCTAAACGCCGAAAAGGACGCGTCGTTGGGATCTCAATCTGCTTCGTTATTACAGGTGGAGCACGTACTTTCGAATATTTTTGTACAGCGCCAAGAATGGCGCATGGCAGTAGCATGCTTGGAACGAATgatggaagctttggatggGCTTGTAGCTAATGAAGTGGAAACGCTAGTCGAAAAGGGGCAGCGGTCCGTTGCCGCTCTCGTTCTGAAATATGCCTACCAAAGTGAGATATTATCACGTCAAGGCCGTATTCTTTTGCAAGCGGGCGCAGTATCGGAAGCGGCGCAAATTTTTCAGCAAGCCTCTGATGTTTGGAATGCGTTGGACGATACCGCCAAAGAGGGAGTGCTATCCAAGCACGTTGCAACGCGACATGTACCGTGCCAATTACTTTCCAACGAGGGActtgtttgctttgcatATGGAAAGTATGACGAAGCGCTCGAGTTTTTTCGGCAAGCAACGGAGCGCATGCGAGCCAATCAATGCACTGTTCCCGAATACAGTCGCGACGACTGGGTTGGTTTTGTTCTGGTCAGCAACGAAACGTATGAAGGTTTGTATAGTCAAGTACTCAACAATCTGGCCTTGTGTGCGCTCTATACCTCTCGTTTACAGAAGGCCATTCAGGTAATGGAAAGCTTGATCCGAGAAGACCCAACACGCTATCTGACTGAACGTGTAGCAATGAATTTATGCACTCTGTATGAGCTTGGTGCCGATACAGCGGTGGCTGCGCGACAGAAACGAACGTTGCAAATTATTGCAAAACGATTCCTCCTGCAAGACATTGGACCGGAATGCTTTCGTAGCAACACTTCAGGGTAA